The following nucleotide sequence is from Candidatus Neomarinimicrobiota bacterium.
CATGAAGATTGCCATGCAATTCACCAAGAGATTCTGGGACGAACCGGGAAGTCTGGGCCAACGGATTTTTACCGATACACCGCTCCGGCGGGTGTATCACCATTCCGTCGACCAACCTGGCCCCAGAGGGATAATACTATCTTTCACGGCTGGTGAAGACGCAGAAAAGTTAGGAAATATCTCGGAAGAGGAAAGATTAACCATAGCCAAGGATACGGTGAAATCTATATGGAATGAAGCGACACAATACTGGGAGGGAGGCGTAAGCAAATACTGGAATGAAGACCCCTGGATAAAAGGAAGTTACTCATTTCCTGGTATCGGACAGGCGAAAGATTTCATTAAACTCGCCTTTCAGTCGGAAGGCATAGTACACTTTGCTGGAGAGCACACGTCAATCCACAGAGCTTCCATGAACGGAGCTATCGAATCCGGTGTTCGAGCAAACAAGGAAATCCGTAGAGCAGCTGAATAGTATTAACTAAGAAACGGTATTGAAGTTCAATTTTCCCAGATTCATTGCCGTAATCATTCCCTTTTTGATAGTAATAACATTTTCCTCAACACAAAATAATAACGAGAAAGACGGGTCTGGAATTGTGAATCGGGGCGAAAGCCAGGATAATTGGTGGCTAAACCTTCCTCGTCCAGAGTGGAAAGACTTCGAGAGGATTCCACAAGAACA
It contains:
- a CDS encoding NAD(P)/FAD-dependent oxidoreductase produces the protein MAGAFNEETDEGRILGGNDQLPKSLAKTIASKIYYQRPVRRIHHDNNGVEVWFEEEGKLKSMTSSRLVIAMPFKVLREVAIEPEFSAGKMKCIRELSYGHVMKIAMQFTKRFWDEPGSLGQRIFTDTPLRRVYHHSVDQPGPRGIILSFTAGEDAEKLGNISEEERLTIAKDTVKSIWNEATQYWEGGVSKYWNEDPWIKGSYSFPGIGQAKDFIKLAFQSEGIVHFAGEHTSIHRASMNGAIESGVRANKEIRRAAE